In one Staphylococcus lutrae genomic region, the following are encoded:
- a CDS encoding PLP-dependent cysteine synthase family protein, whose amino-acid sequence MRNFDLIGQTPLVQLEHYSTERVQIYAKLEMYNPGGSVKDRLGKYLIEQAIQSGALRSGETIVEATAGNTGIGLTIAANHYQIASVIFAPEGFSEEKISIMRALGAEIYRTPRSEGMLGARKAAEAFATQTGAYYTNQFETKANPAAYRETLARELIEALPDLDYFVAGAGSGGTFAGVAEALQPYHVQSVVVEPTGSVLSGQEKGRHDTEGIGVEAWPTFLNKAWIQAIEVVSDAVAFEHVKNLARYESLLVGSSSGAALEGALRVAKRLDQGKIVVIFPDGSDRYMSKNIFQYGGSSNE is encoded by the coding sequence TTGAGAAATTTCGATTTGATTGGTCAAACACCACTTGTGCAACTTGAACATTATAGTACAGAGCGTGTCCAAATCTACGCCAAGCTTGAGATGTATAACCCGGGTGGTAGTGTGAAAGACCGATTAGGTAAATATTTAATTGAGCAAGCGATACAATCCGGAGCCCTTCGTTCCGGAGAGACAATTGTCGAAGCGACGGCTGGGAATACGGGGATTGGTTTAACGATCGCTGCCAATCATTATCAAATCGCTTCCGTTATTTTTGCGCCAGAAGGATTTTCAGAAGAGAAAATTTCAATTATGCGTGCACTAGGTGCTGAAATTTATCGGACGCCTCGGTCAGAAGGGATGCTTGGTGCACGTAAAGCGGCTGAAGCTTTTGCTACACAAACGGGGGCTTATTATACGAATCAATTTGAAACAAAGGCTAATCCGGCAGCCTACCGTGAGACATTAGCACGAGAACTGATTGAGGCGTTACCTGATTTAGATTATTTTGTAGCGGGTGCGGGTTCTGGCGGGACGTTTGCGGGTGTAGCTGAAGCGTTACAACCTTATCATGTTCAATCGGTTGTCGTTGAGCCCACTGGTTCCGTATTAAGTGGTCAAGAAAAAGGGCGCCATGATACGGAAGGTATCGGGGTTGAAGCATGGCCAACATTTTTAAATAAAGCATGGATTCAAGCGATTGAGGTTGTATCAGATGCAGTGGCGTTTGAGCATGTGAAAAACCTAGCGCGTTATGAAAGTCTATTGGTAGGAAGCTCTTCAGGTGCTGCGTTAGAAGGAGCACTCAGAGTTGCAAAACGATTAGATCAGGGTAAAATCGTGGTCATATTTCCGGATGGGAGTGACCGCTATATGTCAAAAAATATATTTCAATATGGAGGAAGTTCAAATGAATAA
- a CDS encoding bifunctional cystathionine gamma-lyase/homocysteine desulfhydrase: MNKKTLLIHGGKTTDAYTGAVTTPIYQTSTYEQDAIGELRQGYEYSRTANPTRDALESVIAELEQGRYGFAFGSGMAAVSAVMMLLDQGDHVIVGSDVYGGSYRAMTRVFARMGIEFDFVNTTDIKNIEEKIKAHTKMLFIETPSNPLLRVTDIEAVSRLGQQHQLLTVVDNTFMTPYFQTPLTLGADIVLHSATKYLGGHSDVVAGLVVVKDEKLAERVGFIQNSTGGVLGPQDSYLLIRGMKTLGLRMDQIERNARAVVEMLSHHQNVEAVYHPSLTSHYNYDIHQAQAEGTTGVVSFVVADVDKAKRLVKQTKYFTLAESLGAVESLISVPSLMTHASIPPEIRAKEGIVDGLVRVSLGIEDTDDLVADLKQALDALV; this comes from the coding sequence ATGAATAAAAAGACTTTACTGATTCATGGAGGAAAGACGACAGATGCATACACGGGTGCTGTGACAACACCTATTTATCAAACGAGTACATATGAGCAAGATGCGATTGGTGAATTGAGACAAGGATATGAGTATTCACGTACAGCTAATCCAACGCGTGATGCACTTGAATCTGTGATTGCTGAATTAGAACAAGGGCGATATGGCTTTGCGTTTGGTTCAGGGATGGCTGCAGTGAGTGCTGTGATGATGTTGCTTGATCAAGGGGATCATGTGATTGTCGGTTCAGATGTTTATGGAGGCTCCTATCGAGCAATGACGCGTGTCTTTGCTCGGATGGGCATCGAATTTGACTTTGTAAATACGACCGATATTAAAAATATAGAAGAAAAAATTAAAGCACATACGAAAATGTTATTTATTGAAACTCCGTCAAATCCATTGTTGCGTGTGACTGATATTGAAGCGGTGAGTCGATTAGGGCAGCAACATCAATTGCTTACCGTTGTGGATAACACATTTATGACACCCTATTTTCAAACGCCACTCACACTTGGAGCGGATATTGTGCTCCATTCAGCGACAAAGTATTTAGGAGGGCATAGTGATGTCGTAGCTGGACTGGTGGTCGTCAAAGATGAAAAATTAGCTGAACGTGTCGGATTTATCCAAAATTCGACTGGTGGCGTCCTTGGACCACAAGATAGTTATTTGTTGATTCGTGGAATGAAAACATTAGGTTTACGTATGGATCAAATTGAACGAAATGCGAGAGCAGTTGTTGAAATGTTATCGCATCATCAAAACGTGGAAGCAGTGTATCACCCAAGCCTTACATCACATTACAATTATGATATTCACCAAGCACAAGCTGAAGGAACGACAGGAGTGGTATCATTTGTGGTTGCAGATGTTGACAAAGCAAAGCGTCTTGTCAAGCAAACGAAGTATTTCACCTTGGCAGAAAGCTTAGGTGCAGTTGAAAGTTTAATTTCTGTACCGAGTTTAATGACACATGCCTCTATTCCACCAGAAATCCGTGCCAAAGAAGGCATTGTAGATGGCCTGGTGAGAGTCTCATTAGGAATAGAAGATACGGATGATTTAGTTGCAGATTTGAAACAGGCGTTAGATGCGTTGGTATAA